The DNA window AGTTTTATCATTTTAAGGAGGAGATCGCATGAACTGGCCATTAGAAGCATTTCTCAGTTTTTTGGCTGCCGGCGCGTTCGGCGTCATCTTCAATACGCCACGTAGAACGCTGGTCAGCTGTGGACTGGTCGGCATGAGTGGCTGGCTCATTTACCGCACATTTTTCCTGGCCTTTGGAGACTCGGTGCAGGCATCTTTTGCCGGTGCATTTGTTGTCTCTATTGTAGCGCATTTGCTGGCTAAAAAATTCCGTATGCCGATGATTATTTTTAGTATCGCCGGAATTATTCCATTAGTACCGGGGAGCAAGGCGTATAATGCGATGCGGAATATTGTTGAACATAATTATCTAGAAGCCATCTCATTTGCTTCTGAAGCATTGATGGTTTCGGGTGCTGTTGCAATGGGCCTGGTCTTTGCAGAAGTAATGATGCAACTGTTTTTCAAGCGGCAGGCAAAAAGAATACAAAGAAAAATGGGCCTGACACAAGAATAATTCTTGTTTGTCAGACCCATTTTTAAGTTGTTAAAACGCCTGTTTTTATATTTCGAGCAGTCTTTACGACTTTTGTTTCGAGCGCGTGCGCTTTTCTTTATTGTCTAGCGCAAGCGCCCAGATTCTAGGGTCATAAGTCAATGCGGCAGTGCGGCTGAAAACATGCCGCTTCGCCACATCGCCTTATGCCCGTCGAATCTACATGGGCGCGTGCGCTTTTCTTTTCACCCCAGCCATTTTTCTAGTTCGGTAGCGTTCATTGGGTGCCCGATGATGTAACCTTGTAGGCTGTCGCAGCCCATCGCGCGCAGGAGTTCGAATTGTTCGTTGGTTTCAACGCCTTCAGCAGTTACTTGGAAATCAAGTGATTTGCCGAACTGAATCATACCGTTGATTAATTTTTGGATTTTTTCTTGTTTGGTGATGGACTGAATAATCATTTGGTCTATCTTTATTGAAGATATTGGCAACATGAGCATATAGCGGAACGAAGCATAGCCAGTTCCAAAGTCATCTAATGCAAAGCTTATGCCTTCTTGATGGAGGCTCTTCATCTGTGTCATGATTGACCGTTCTGCTTCTGCTTCTAGCGCAAATTTTTCAGTGATTTCAATCATCAACGAACTTGCTTGACAATCATTAATCTTTAATTGCTCAAGCAGCATCTTCGCCATATCTTTGTCTCTGAATTCGTGAATTGAGGAGTTAATGCTAATTTGCAAATCGATGCCTTTTGATTTCCAGTCTTTTAATTGTCGGCATACCGTTTCAACGACGAAACTTCCAATTTCATTGATTAACCCATTTTCTTCGGCAATCGGTATTAGCTCATCGGGAGTAATCACGCCGATTTCTGAATCGGTCCAACGTACCAATGCCTCTACTCTTTCGACTTTGCCGTTTTCCAAATTGACTTGTGGCTGATACAAAAGCTGCAAATCTTTACGATCTAATGCGTATATTAATCGTTTTTCAATATGTGCTTTTCGGCTCAAGCGCTCATGATCGTCGGATGTCAATGCAGAAATTGCGCTGCCTCCACGATCTTTCACTTTCTTGATGGTCGCATAAGAAGCTTTGATTAGATGCATAAAATTTTGCTGATCTTCCGGATATTTTGTAATGGCTCCACTGACTGTGAGTGGCATGGCTGTTCCACCTAAGTAGATGGGGTGCTGTTGCAAATAATGGAGAAATCCTTCAATAAACCAATTGCTTAATGGCGTTACTAAAGCAAATTCATGTAAACCAGCGCGTGTAATAATAGAATCGGAAAAATACATGCGTAGACGTTTAGTGAATTCAATAAGTAACTCATTTTCAGTAGCTGTGTCCGACACATCACGTAAGGTATAAAAACGGTCAATATCAAGAAAAATAAAGGAGAAATGGCGTCCTTCTTCTATGTATTCATTGACTATCTGCTCAAGACGATGACGATTTTCCAAGCCTGTGACCGGATCGATAAAAGCAATTTCCTCAAGATGCTGTTGAGCTTGTTTAGTGGCTGTAATGTCTTTTTCTAGAAAAATATAATAAGTATCTTCATTAGAAAGTTGCATAGGAATAGCTGTTAGATCTACCCAGTAAAGTTCGCCATCTTTTTTTACTTTTTTTGCTTCGCCGTTCCAAATTTTACCTTCTCGTAAAGTGGTAATAACTGAGTCGACAAAACGGACATCTGTTTCGCTCTCTCCAAACATATGCCATACAGGCTTGCTTAAAATGCGTTTAGGTGTCCATTTACTTAGCTTTAAAAATAATGGATTTGCATAGGTAATTAAAAATTCTTGATCGAAATACAGCATCATGAAAGAATCATCTAAACCATTTCTCAAATGATTTAATTCTTTCGAGGAAGAGTCATCTTTATCTGCTTCATCCATTTCATAGATGGTCATCACAAACTGTTGGTCTTCGAATGTGTAGGATTTAGCTACGACAGTCGTATATGCCTTAATTCCTTCACCTAATTCGATTTCAATATCTTCAAATCTCACCGGTTCCTCGGCATGTAATAACTTATCCCACGAATGCTTGCTTAGAGCTGCCTTCTCAGGATTCATATAAGGAGAGATTTTTCCTGTAACCGCTTCAGATTGTATTTGGAAAACGCGCTCTGCATGCTGGTTACACCACGTAATCAAGCCGTTTTTGTCATTAATGATGATAGGGAAGGGAATATGGTTGAAGACAAGGGTGTCAGTTAGTTTTTTTTGCAGTTCATTCATTCGTTGACGCTCCTTAACCGTAGTTTACTTTCATTATAGAGAAGAAAAGGTCTATCGTCATCCTTTTCCAAATATTCTCTAGTGAGATTTGTAGAATTTTTGCTGTCCTTTCCGCGAAAATCGTGAGAGAATAGGCATAAATCATATGAAAATTGAGGTAAAAAAATGTATAAGAAGTTTTTTGTATTTGTATTCCTACTCTTACTTGTTCCTGTTTCAGTTCAAGCACACACAACTTTATTGTCTTCGACACCTGCTGAAGGCGAGAATATTATGGAAGCTTTAAAAGAAGTACAATTAGTTTTTGGTACAAAAATTGAAGAAGGCAGCACCATGACCATCGAGGGAGAAAGCGGTTCTTTTGAATTTGACCGTATTGTCGTTGGAGATGATTCGTTAGTTGGAACCCTTAATGAAGCATTGCCTAACGGATCTTACCGTATCCTTTGGAATATCATCGGAGAAGATGGTCATCCGATTGAAGGAGAGATTACTTTTGGGGTCTCTATCGAAATTGAAGAAGAAGTGACGCCTGCAGTGGTATCTGAAAAGACAGAAGAGCCAGAAGCAAAAACTACAGCAGCTTCAGAAACAGTAGCGGAAACTCAAACTGAAAGTGACAGCAATCTACTCGTAACAATCTTACTGGTTCTTGCTGCAATTTTAGTGGTTTACGGCATTTATAAATTGCTGTTGAAGAAAAAATGATTTTTTTTACTGGATTTGCTGATGTCTTGTTGTATATTGCTTTTTCCTATCTTGCAGGTTTTGTTGTGTTGCAATTCATACCAGAAGACCGAAAACCGTCGCTGTCTACCTCTAAAGTTTTGTTGCTAATTAGTATTGCAGGAATAGCTTTGCTGTCATTTGTCCCTGTGTTTGAATTGACTGTATTTTTGCAGAGCAGTCAGGGGCTAGTAGAAGCTTATCAAAATGCTATTACTGAGTTTCGAATAGGACAAGGATGGTTAATTACCTTATTGCTTAGTATCATTTTGGCAATAGTAATTTATTTAAATGGCAGCCGTTATATTCAAGCCTTGTATTTGCTTCTACTTATATTAACTGTCGGGTTTTACAGCCACATTTCAACGATTGATCTATGGGTTGGGTTTGCTCTTCATTCAAGTCATATTCTTTTAATGTCGATTTGGACAGGAGTTTTGCTTCACGTAGCGTGGTTTGCAAAAGATGGAGCGAACTGGCGCAAGTTTCTTGTGTGGTTCACGCCACTTGCCTTATTTTGTGTAGCAGGAGTAATTGCCAGCGGAATTATCATTATGTTTTTTTTCGTAGCACCTGCGGATTACACAAATTCTTGGGCCCTGCCGTATGGTCAGTTGCTGTTGCTCAAGCATGTAAGCATCGTACCCGTTTTGCTAGCCGCTCTCATAAATGGTTTTCTTAACAAGAAAAAAGATTTTCAGCCAACCTGGCTAAAGGTCGAGAGCTTACTGTTACTGGTAGTCTTTGTGTTTACAGCTTTTATGAGCAAACAAGCGCCGCCTCATGATGTTAATGATACATTGCGGATTGAAGGAAGCGGCTGGTTTATCGACAAGCTCACAGGTCCGTTTTATATTCCCATTGCTGCCGAGCTCGATGTGACTTTGAACGGCTCTCTACTAATGGGTCTCAGTTTGTTATTACTAGCATTAATGGTTGTCGGCTTTTACCGACAATTAAATACTTGGTTGTCGCTGTTTTTTAGTGTAGGATTTATCAGTTGCTTTTATATAGGATTGATGTTGAATCTGTCGTTTTGAGTAATTACGGGCCAATCTTTCGGGATTGGTTTTTCTATGTGGAGGGATGCGGAGATGGATCGTTTAAAAGGAATTTCAATGATATTGATTGGTGCGATGATGTGGGGAGCAACAGGCCCTTTGATGGAGTGGATAATGAATAATTATGCTATCACGGTGCCGTTTCTTATTACGATACGGCTGTCGGTTGCGGGCTTATTATTGCTATTATTTCTAAAGTTAAAAGGAGTTCATATCACAGCCGTTTTTCGCAATAAATACTGGATCCGACCTTTGCTGATTTTTTCTATTCTTGGAATGCTCGGTGTTCAATATAGTTTTGTTGCGGCCATTGAAGCAAGTAACGCAGTAGTTGCAACGTTAATGCAGTTTCTTGCTCCCGTTTACATTATTGTTTTTGTTTCCATTACTCATAAAAAAATGCCACCTGTTTATCAAATTATCGGGATGCTAGGCACGTTAGCTGGGTTGTTTTTACTGTTAACTAATGGCAAGCCTGACCAACTGATTATTAGCGGAGAAGCTGTTTTTTGGGGGATCTTAGTAGGTCTAGCGTTTACTTTTTATACACTTTATCCTGCGCGTCTTATGCAGGAATGGGGAGTATTAGTTGTTGTCGGTTGGTCAATGCTGTTTGCTGGGATTTTCTTAGGGTTAGTAAATCCAATCTTTTTATCAGATGAATGGCCAATTTTAGCTGAGCCAGCAGTTGCTGTGTCCATACTTGCTATTATTGTTATCGGAACAGCTGCTTTTGTGCTATTCCTCAGCAGCATGCGCTATATTACTGCAGTTGAAACGAGTATTCTTTCGTCACTTGAACCATTGACGGCAATGGTTATTTCAATGTTCTGGTTTGGCCAAGTATTGACGAAGATTCAGTTATTTGGTGCACTGGCAATGCTAGTATTTGTGGCTTGGCTATCGCTTGCTGGAAATCCAAAAAAGGAAAAAAAGCAGGTTGATTTGCCACAAACTATGGAGTAATTCTCCACTATATAGGTTGAACGTATCATTTCCACTCGCTGATATTACGCAAAATAGTTGTATTTTAACTTATTAATAGGATAATTCTTGTCTGGTTTTCTAGTCTGTATTGATTTGAAGAGAACGATGCCTTTTTATAGGCATCGTTTTTCTGGTTTAAAATAGAAATTCCTATTCGATATCAGAAAATTATGGCATACTATTGAGTATAAAGGTTCGAGTTTCGAAACGTTTAGGAGGCATTCACATGAAAACCGTTTTCTCATACGCTAAACCATATAAATTTTACATTGTTATTGCGTTGATTTTAATGCTTCTGGAATTAATAGTTGAATTGATACAGCCACTTGTCATCGCTCGTATCATTGATGAAGGAATTGTTGCGAAAGATCAAGGTGTCATCATTCAATTAGGAATTGTACTGATGGCTTTATCCGTCATCGCTTTTATTTCGGGTATTGTTAACTCGTATTTTGCCGCGCATGCATCACACAGCTTTTCGTTTGATCTCCGACAGGCTCTCTATGGGCGCATTCAATCTTTTTCATTGGCCATGTTCAATAAATTTCCAGCTTCTGGTTTAATCACACGGTTGACCAGTGACATAACGATGGTTCAGCAAGTTCTCTACATGGGATTACGGATTATGCTACGAGCCCCTTTGCTAGTAGTGGGCAGTATGATTATGGCATTTGTCGTTAATCCAAAACTAGCTCTTTATTTAGTCATTGTTTTTCCTATTCTACTAATTTTTCTGTACGTCATGGTTAAAAAAGGCGTTAGCTATTTTGGCTTTGTTCAAAAACGCTTAGACCGTGTTAACCGTATTGTTCAAGAAAACCTGCAAGCAGTGCGGTTGATCAAAGCATATCTACGAGGGAAATATGAATCTAACCGTTTTTCTGAAGTGGCGGGAGCATTAAAAGTTGATACGGTAAAAGCATTCAGGGTTATGGAAATTATTTTGCCGATTTTATTATTTGGCATGAACCTTTCTTTATTGGCGGTTCTATGGTTTGGTGCTTTTGAGATTCGTAGTGGTGGAGCGCAAATTGGTGAATTGGTAGCTATCGTCAACTATGCCATGCGAATGACGGGTGCGTTCTCGATGTTTTCTTTTATCATTATGATTTTTGCACGAGCAAAAGCTTCTTCTGAGCGAATTGAAGAAGTGTTGCTAGCAGAAGATGTTCATGAACAAGATGAAATTGGCGAGGTCAAAGCTATTCGTCGCGGAGAAGTCCGATTTGAGCATGTATCGTTCGCTTATCCTGAAACTGCGCAACCAGTTCTAAAAGACGTTTCTTTCCATTTAAGAGCCAATGAAAAACTGGCAATTATGGGGGCGACAGGATCTGGGAAATCTTCTTTACTGCAACTGCTTCCGCGTTTTTATGACGCGACTGAAGGAACTGTGTCGGTGCACGGCCGGGATGTCACAGAGTGGTCGCTGCGCGCACTGCGCAAAACGATTGGCATTGTGCCACAGCAATCACTGTTATTTACAGGAACAATTTCTAACAATCTCTCATGGGGGAAAGATGAAGTGGCGCAGGATGAACTGGCTGATGCCGCGATTAAAGCTCAGATTCATGAAACCGTCGAGCGTTTCCCCAAAGGATATTTTACACGGGTTGGCCAAAAAGGGGTCAATTTGTCTGGTGGTCAAAAGCAGCGTTTGTCTATAGCGCGTGCTTTGGTACGCAAGCCTTCTATTTTGATTTTAGACGACAGCACGAGTGCACTGGATGTAAAAACCGAAGCTGCATTATGGGCAGAACTGGACCGTGAAAATGCAACGATGCTCATAGTCACTCAAAAAATTCGGACGGCAATGAGAGCAGATTGGATTTTACTACTAGAGGATGGCATCGTGTCAGGTTATGGAACCCATGAACAGCTCATGAGGAGTTCGGAGTTGTATCGTCAAATTACGATGTCCCAACAAGAGGAGGAGGTGGATGAATATGTTTGATGCTATTCGTCGTCCTTTCGGTCATGAACCGATTCTGACAAAAGAAGACTTGAGTAAAAACAAAGAAAAGAAAAATGAACGTGCTGAAAATTGGAAATCGACACTGCTGCGAATTTGGAAGTTAGTGGACGAACAACGAACCTTACTCATTGTAGTGTTGGCGCTCGTTTTTGTCAGCTCATCTCTAGCGTTACTAGGTCCTTATTTAATCGGCTTTATTATTGATCAGTATATTGTCCCGCAAACTTTTGCGGGTATGGGCATTGTGGTGCTATGGTTAATTGTTGTGTATATGGGCCATTCCGCATCTTTGTATTTGCAAAATTTTTGGATGGTGGGAATTGCCCAACAAGTTATTTACCGATTACGAACAAGACTCTTCTCACATCTTCAACGGCTGCCTGTAACTTTTTTTGACAAGCGACAACACGGTGAATTGATGAGTCGGATGACTAATGATATTGAAAATGTTTCTTCGACATTAAATACTTCATTTATCCAAGTGTTTTCAAGTATTTTAACTTTAACGGGTACAGCGATCGTCATGCTAACACTTAGTCCTTTGTTGACGTTATTCACGTTGATTATTATTCCGCTCATGTACATTTCCATTCAATGGATTACGAAACGAACTAGCCGTCTTTATAAAGAGCAACAAAAAGCAATTGGTGAATTAAATGGCATGATTGAGGAAACGATTTCTGGACAAAAAATCATAAAGGCGTTTTCACAAGAACCGCGTGTTATGGAGGATTTCAGAGAAAAAAGTGAACGGCTTCGACACGCTGGATTTTGGGCTTGGACTTATGCTGGATTTATTCCAAAAGTGATGAACTTTCTTAATAACGGAAGCTTTGCTGTAGTAGCTGGTGTAGGAGGAATTCTTGCTTTTAATGGATCCATCTCAATAGGTGTCATCGTTATTTTCACCGAGTATTCACGGCAATTTACGCGGCCGTTAAACGATCTGGCCAACCAGTTTAATACGGTGTTGTCAGCAATAGCAGGGGCTGAGCGTGTTTTCTCGATTATGGATGAGGTAGAAGAAAAAGACGATCAAGTTTTGAATGTGGAGAAAAAATTAGAAGGGCAAGTCGTCTTTGACCAAGTTTCTTTTAAATACGAAGGTTCAGAAGAAGCGTGGACTATTCGCGATGTCAGTTTTACCGTTGGCATTGGTCAAACAGTAGCGCTCGTTGGTGCAACGGGAGCAGGGAAAACGACCGTCATGCAATTGTTAGCACGCTTTTATGATGCCAATAAAGGTGAAATCCGTCTAGATGGCACGCCGATTTCTTTTATGCCTCGCGAAACCTTACGTAAACAAATCGCTTTTGTGTTGCAGGATCCTTTCTTGTTTGAGGCGACGGTCAGCGACAATATCCGCTATGGAAAATTGGACGCGACCGACGAAGAAGTAATAGCCGCCGCAAAAGGTGCCAATGCACACGACTTTATCGCGAACCTGCCGAATGGCTACGATACCATTTTAACTGGAGACGGGTCGATGATTAGTCAAGGACAGAAACAATTGCTGTCAATTGCACGAGCATTGATTGCTGATCCGGTTATTCTATTGCTCGATGAGGCGACGAGCAGTATTGATACCGTTACTGAGCTGAAAATACAAGAAGCACTTGAGCATCTTATGTCGGGCCGAACGAGCTTCGTCATTGCGCACAGATTGAATACCGTTCGAAAAGCTGATTTGGTGCTGGTTATGGAGATGGGAAAACTGGTTGAATCGGGAACACAACAGCAGTTGTTAAATAAAAACGGTATTTATGCCACTATGCTGGCAGATGCGAAGTCATAAAAATGAGTTTCTCCAAGTCAGATTCGCTCTAGTACAGATAGTCTAATTGGAGAAAAAGGTCTGTTCCGGTTAATACGGAACAGGCCTTTTGGTTTAACCGTCTTTATTTGTCCTTTTGAGGCGAATACCGGATTCCGCTACTGTATGATAGGATAAAATACAGGGAGATAGTAAAATTTTTTCTGCAAACCGCTTTAGTGGAATTTAAATTTTTAGGAGGTCGTAAGATGGAATTGTCGTTATCAATCCTTTCATTTCCAGTAGACGAACAAACAGCCAGGGATATGGAGCAGTTGTTGAGCGACTTGCCGACTGAGCATCAAACGGTTCTTCATCCCAACTTGTGGAGAGCTGCTGATTCAAGAGGGTTTGCCGTGATTGCCTACACAGATCAAGAAGAGTTGATTGGCATTGCCGCAGCAGCAGATATGGTCGGGTTGCATCATTATGAATGGTCACTATTTGTTCATCCGGATTACCGAAGACATTCACTTGGAACCGCTCTAGCAGATGGTGTTTCTCATGCCCTGGAACAGCGCCAAGCGGAAAGTAAGCTAGCGGCTTTCGCCGGAGATATGGAAATTTCTGCGTTTATGGAAAGTATCAACTATCACCCAGACTTTAATGAAATAGTGCTTTCTGCTAAGCCATTACGAGATGATAAAGAAACTGAAGGCGTCGAGTTTGTTCCTTATGCAGGTGCAGCGAAAGAATTAATGGAGTTGTTGACCGCGTCATTTGACGATACAATGACACCAATTATGGAGCACAATATGGTAGATCCAGAAAGAGAGATTTGGCTGCTGCAAAAAGACCAGCAGTTAATCGCGACTGCAACGCTTGTGATCGAAGAGAACGCCTTATGGGTAACTGCATTTGCCGTTCATCCGGATCAGCAAGGCCGTGGGTATGGTCAACAGTTTTTAACGTGGTGTCGGCAGTTGGCGTTTCAGCGGGGACTTACGGAAGTGCTGCTAGACGTCGAAACGGATAATGACGCACTATATGTTTACGAAAAATCCGGATTTCAAAGAATACAGACCATTTCTTACTGGAAACACGAAACTGTATAATCAAAAAATCATCCGCATCAGCGAACGATTTTCTGGAGTACGTTGCAACTGACAGTCTACTCAACAAATCAGTTGCTGATTTGTTTGTATTCTTTTTTTATGCCGTCCGGATACGTAACTTCGACTTCAATTTCATCGTCCATCCCTAGATAGTCGACGTTGACATCAAACTCAATAAAGCCGAATGTGTTACCTCCAATATGATTTTGGTCCAAACCACTGTCCGAATGGGGAGGTTGTACGTGATTGTCATTGGTTACAGGGTCAGTTACCTGTTTATCATCTCCACACAGCAAGCAGCCAAACAGAAGATAGCAGTAGAGGCAATGTATTCTTGTTATTAAAAATCATCTGACTTCACCCTTACATTTAGCTTATACTGTGTATATTCCCGGATTTTTAGGGGTTACTCAATTGTTTACAGAAGACCTTACAACTGAGACTAGCAGAGCCTAAGCTGAGAACAAACGGAGTGATTTGAATGAACAATTACGAAAACGGACAAAATATCGCAGCTGCAACCGAAAAGAATATTCGTACAGATTTTAAAGAAAGTATGACCTATGGGGACTACTTGCATTTAGATAAGCTGTTAACAGCACAAGATGGCGTTAGCGGACATCATGATGAAACTTTGTTTATCATCATTCACCAAGTATCAGAACTATGGATGAAGCTAATTTTGCATGAGTTGCAATCAGCTATCGATAACATTACGAAAGACGATTTGCAGCCAGCATTCAAGCAATTGGCAAGGGTATCGCGGATTCAAGCGCAGATTATCCAAGGATGGGACGTCTTGTCTACATTGACCCCTGCTGAATATATGGAGTTTCGTGATGATCTTGGTAACGCCAGTGGATTTCAATCTTATCAATACCGTATGATTGAATTTGCTCTGGGTTATAAAACGAAACACGTATTGAAAATTTATGAAAAAGACGCACCGCTTCACGCACAGCTTGAAAAAGCGTTCAATGCTCCCGGTCTTTACGATGCGGCGATTCAGAAACTGGCAAGAAGTGGATTTGTGATCGATGAAGAAGTATTGCAACGCGATGTCAGTATGGTTTATGAATCTAATGATAGCGTCCGTGAAGCTTGGAAAACGGTTTATCGTGACGTGGATACTTACTGGGAGTTGTATCAATTAGCGGAGAAATTAGTCGATATTGAAGATTGGCTACAGCAATGGCGTTTCCGCCACATGAAGACAGTAGAACGGATTATTGGATTCAAGCAAGGAACTGGAGGTTCATCTGGAGTTAATTACTTGAAAAAAGTATTAGATCAATACTTTTTCCCTGAACTGTGGGAAATACGAACAGATATCTAGGAGGGTTTTTGTGAAAATTTATGCACATAGAGGGTGCTCGGGTAGTTATCCAGAAAATACAGCAGTAGCTTTTCGTGCAGCGGCTGAATTGCCAATCACAGGCGTAGAAATTGATGTTCATTTGACCAAAGATGGTCAAATTGTCGTCATCCACGATGAAAAAGTTAACCGCACGACCAACGGCAAAGGCTACGTAAAAGACTTAACGTTAAAAGAATTAAAAGAGCTTGATTGTGGCTCTTGGTATTCTGAAGAGTGGAGCGATGAAAAAATTCTTACGTTGGACGAAGTGTTCGACATTTTTCAAGAGACCAACCACCGACTGAATATCGAGTTAAAATCGGATGTCTTTCCATATGACGGCTTAGTCGATGGAGTAATTGATTTGGCTGCTAAGCGAGGATTTACGAATCGTGTATTGATTTCTTCTTTTAATCACGAAGACATTCAAACAGTTGTGCAAGGAAAACAAGTGGAAAGTGCTATCCTAACATTTGAAGTAATGGTAGACGTCTATGATTACGCGCGCGTCATTGGGACAAAGCGGATCAATGTTTCCTTGCCATCAGCTTTTAGAAGAATGACTACCGACGCATTGAGAAAAGGCGCGATTGTTTATGTTTATACAGTCAATGACATTAGCTATGCAGAGGAATTACAAAGAATTGGAGTTCATGGCATCTTTACGGATTATCCAGAAAAAATGCTCGCCCATTTTGGGTGAACAACTAAAACTAGCAAGCTGAATAAAATGATATTTATCACAAAAGTGAACGGCAAAAAAGCCGAATTGGATTTTTCCAATTCGGCTTTTTTGAATTACCATTTAGCATAATTCTCCTCGATAGAGCCGAGAAGTTGCGTAATTTTTAGTTTTTTGCCATCAGCATAGCGTACGTAGCCATTGTAATAGCCAAAAAGTTGATGAATTTCCGACTTAACGAGCCGCGCATCATTTGCGGACACACGTTCAAAAAACGGAGAAAAGGTCAATCTGACATCATCAGAAAACCTACTATGAATCAACCAAGGTCTTTTGTAGTCTTGGCGGTCATAGTGAAACAAGACATCTTCATGGATTTTCGTCATCTTACCGTTAACGAAAAAAGCATTTTCTGTCATTCCTGTGCCATCTGTCCACTTGCCGCCTAAATTCAAGCCGATCACTTTTCCGAGCGATCGTTGGGAAGTCATCGCCCAATTCCGAAGAGATTCTCGGGGCCAAACACCTCGTCCGAAGTCCAA is part of the Planococcus kocurii genome and encodes:
- a CDS encoding copper resistance D family protein; amino-acid sequence: MIFFTGFADVLLYIAFSYLAGFVVLQFIPEDRKPSLSTSKVLLLISIAGIALLSFVPVFELTVFLQSSQGLVEAYQNAITEFRIGQGWLITLLLSIILAIVIYLNGSRYIQALYLLLLILTVGFYSHISTIDLWVGFALHSSHILLMSIWTGVLLHVAWFAKDGANWRKFLVWFTPLALFCVAGVIASGIIIMFFFVAPADYTNSWALPYGQLLLLKHVSIVPVLLAALINGFLNKKKDFQPTWLKVESLLLLVVFVFTAFMSKQAPPHDVNDTLRIEGSGWFIDKLTGPFYIPIAAELDVTLNGSLLMGLSLLLLALMVVGFYRQLNTWLSLFFSVGFISCFYIGLMLNLSF
- a CDS encoding copper resistance CopC family protein, coding for MYKKFFVFVFLLLLVPVSVQAHTTLLSSTPAEGENIMEALKEVQLVFGTKIEEGSTMTIEGESGSFEFDRIVVGDDSLVGTLNEALPNGSYRILWNIIGEDGHPIEGEITFGVSIEIEEEVTPAVVSEKTEEPEAKTTAASETVAETQTESDSNLLVTILLVLAAILVVYGIYKLLLKKK
- a CDS encoding threonine/serine exporter family protein — encoded protein: MNWPLEAFLSFLAAGAFGVIFNTPRRTLVSCGLVGMSGWLIYRTFFLAFGDSVQASFAGAFVVSIVAHLLAKKFRMPMIIFSIAGIIPLVPGSKAYNAMRNIVEHNYLEAISFASEALMVSGAVAMGLVFAEVMMQLFFKRQAKRIQRKMGLTQE
- a CDS encoding ABC transporter ATP-binding protein, whose protein sequence is MKTVFSYAKPYKFYIVIALILMLLELIVELIQPLVIARIIDEGIVAKDQGVIIQLGIVLMALSVIAFISGIVNSYFAAHASHSFSFDLRQALYGRIQSFSLAMFNKFPASGLITRLTSDITMVQQVLYMGLRIMLRAPLLVVGSMIMAFVVNPKLALYLVIVFPILLIFLYVMVKKGVSYFGFVQKRLDRVNRIVQENLQAVRLIKAYLRGKYESNRFSEVAGALKVDTVKAFRVMEIILPILLFGMNLSLLAVLWFGAFEIRSGGAQIGELVAIVNYAMRMTGAFSMFSFIIMIFARAKASSERIEEVLLAEDVHEQDEIGEVKAIRRGEVRFEHVSFAYPETAQPVLKDVSFHLRANEKLAIMGATGSGKSSLLQLLPRFYDATEGTVSVHGRDVTEWSLRALRKTIGIVPQQSLLFTGTISNNLSWGKDEVAQDELADAAIKAQIHETVERFPKGYFTRVGQKGVNLSGGQKQRLSIARALVRKPSILILDDSTSALDVKTEAALWAELDRENATMLIVTQKIRTAMRADWILLLEDGIVSGYGTHEQLMRSSELYRQITMSQQEEEVDEYV
- a CDS encoding DMT family transporter; the protein is MDRLKGISMILIGAMMWGATGPLMEWIMNNYAITVPFLITIRLSVAGLLLLLFLKLKGVHITAVFRNKYWIRPLLIFSILGMLGVQYSFVAAIEASNAVVATLMQFLAPVYIIVFVSITHKKMPPVYQIIGMLGTLAGLFLLLTNGKPDQLIISGEAVFWGILVGLAFTFYTLYPARLMQEWGVLVVVGWSMLFAGIFLGLVNPIFLSDEWPILAEPAVAVSILAIIVIGTAAFVLFLSSMRYITAVETSILSSLEPLTAMVISMFWFGQVLTKIQLFGALAMLVFVAWLSLAGNPKKEKKQVDLPQTME
- a CDS encoding bifunctional diguanylate cyclase/phosphodiesterase, with product MNELQKKLTDTLVFNHIPFPIIINDKNGLITWCNQHAERVFQIQSEAVTGKISPYMNPEKAALSKHSWDKLLHAEEPVRFEDIEIELGEGIKAYTTVVAKSYTFEDQQFVMTIYEMDEADKDDSSSKELNHLRNGLDDSFMMLYFDQEFLITYANPLFLKLSKWTPKRILSKPVWHMFGESETDVRFVDSVITTLREGKIWNGEAKKVKKDGELYWVDLTAIPMQLSNEDTYYIFLEKDITATKQAQQHLEEIAFIDPVTGLENRHRLEQIVNEYIEEGRHFSFIFLDIDRFYTLRDVSDTATENELLIEFTKRLRMYFSDSIITRAGLHEFALVTPLSNWFIEGFLHYLQQHPIYLGGTAMPLTVSGAITKYPEDQQNFMHLIKASYATIKKVKDRGGSAISALTSDDHERLSRKAHIEKRLIYALDRKDLQLLYQPQVNLENGKVERVEALVRWTDSEIGVITPDELIPIAEENGLINEIGSFVVETVCRQLKDWKSKGIDLQISINSSIHEFRDKDMAKMLLEQLKINDCQASSLMIEITEKFALEAEAERSIMTQMKSLHQEGISFALDDFGTGYASFRYMLMLPISSIKIDQMIIQSITKQEKIQKLINGMIQFGKSLDFQVTAEGVETNEQFELLRAMGCDSLQGYIIGHPMNATELEKWLG